The following are encoded together in the Hemicordylus capensis ecotype Gifberg chromosome 4, rHemCap1.1.pri, whole genome shotgun sequence genome:
- the RO60 gene encoding RNA-binding protein RO60: MEEATSQMQPLNENQVPNSEGGYVWQVTDMNRLRRFLCFGSEGGTYYIKEQKLGFENADALLRLIEDGKGCEVVQEIKTFSQEGRAAKQEPILFALAICSQCSDAKTKQAAYKAVPEICRIPTHLFTFIQFKKDLKEGMKCGMWGRALRKAVADWYNGKNGMAVALAVTKYKQRNGWSHKDLLRLSHLKPANEGLAVVTKYLMKGWKEVQEAYKDNTFSTETEKLLKYLEAVERVKHTKDEVEVIHLIEEYSLVREHLLTSHLKSKEVWKALLQEMPLTAMLRNLGKMTANSVLEPGSPEVTIVCERLRNEKLLKKARIHPFHILVALETYKGERGCRGKLRWQPDKDILEALDASFYKTFKAVDPTEKRFLLAVDISSSMLQKVLGSVLNASTVAAAMCMVVARTEKDSHIVAFSHEIVPCPVTADMTLPQVLQKMSEIPMGATDCSLPMLWAQKTGVAADVFIVFTDNETFAGEIHPATALRKYRERMGIPSKLIVCGMTSNGFTIADPDDRGMLDICGFDTGAPDVIRNFTLDLI, translated from the exons ATGGAAGAAGCaacaagccaaatgcagcccttGAATGAAAATCAGGTGCCAAACTCTGAAGGAGGATATGTATGGCAGGTCACTGACATGAATCGATTGCGCCGTTTCTTGTGTTTTGGTTCTGAAGGAGGTACTTACTACATCAAGGAACAAAAACTGGGCTTTGAGAATGCTGATGCTCTGCTGAGGCTTATTGAAGATGGCAAAGGCTGTGAAGTGGTACAGGAAATAAAGACATTCAGCCAAGAAGGCAGAGCAGCAAAACAGGAGCCCATATTGTTTGCGCTTGCTATTTGCTCACAGTGTTctgatgcaaaaacaaaacaagcagctTATAAGGCTGTCCCTGAAATCTGTCGCATACCAACCCATCTCTTCACTTTCATTCAGTTTAAAAAGGACCTGAAGGAGGGTATGAAATGTGGCATGTGGGGTCGTGCTCTGAGGAAAGCTGTTGCAGATTGGTACAATGGAAAGAATGGCATGGCTGTTGCCTTAGCAGTGACAAAATACAAGCAAAGAAATGGTTGGTCTCATAAGGATCTTCTCAGGTTATCCCATCTGAAGCCTGCAAATGAAG GCCTTGCTGTGGTCACAAAGTATTTAATGAAAGGTTGGAAGGAAGTGCAAGAAGCATATAAAGACAATACATTTTCTACTGAGActgaaaaactattaaaatatttaGAGGCAGTAGAGAGGGTGAAGCATACAAAGGATGAAGTAGAAGTGATTCATTTGATAGAAGAGTATAGTTTAGTTCGGGAACACCTTCTGACAAGTCATTTGAAATCAAAAGAG GTGTGGAAAGCTTTGCTGCAGGAGATGCCCTTAACAGCAATGTTGAGGAATCTAGGAAAGATGACAGCAAATTCTGTTCTAGAACCAGGAAGCCCAGAAGTAACAATAGTTTGTGAAAGACTAAGAAATGAAAAACTTCTTAAAAAG GCTCGAATACATCCATTTCACATTTTGGTTGCATTGGAAACTTACAAAGGAGAACGTGGCTGTCGGGGAAAACTTCGCTGGCAACCTGACAAGGATATTTTGGAAGCTCTTGATGCTTCATTTTACAAAACTTTCAAG GCAGTAGACCCAACAGAGAAGCGTTTCCTGCTTGCAGTTGACATCAGCAGCTCTATGTTGCAAAAAGTTTTGGGTAGCGTTCTGAATGCTAGTACAGTTGCTGCAGCAATGTGTATG GTTGTTGCACGCACTGAAAAAGATTCCCATATTGTTGCCTTTTCCCATGAAATAGTCCCATGTCCAGTGACTGCAGACATGACATTACCGCAAGTGTTACAGAAAATGTCTGAG ATTCCAATGGGTGCCACTGATTGTTCGCTTCCAATGCTATGGGCTCAAAAAACAGGTGTAGCTGCCGATGTCTTTATTGTATTTACGGATAATGAGACTTTTGCTGGAGAAATTCATCCTGCCACAGCCTTAAGGAAATATAGGGAG AGAATGGGTATTCCATCCAAACTAATAGTTTGTGGAATGACATCCAACGGCTTTACGATTGCAGACCCAGATGACAGAGGCATGTTGGATATATGTGGCTTTGACACAGGAGCACCAGATGTCATTCGAAACTTCACTTTGGATTTGATTTAA